The Nitrospinota bacterium genome has a window encoding:
- a CDS encoding DUF839 domain-containing protein produces the protein MMKHRIIFAALLAFFALAALPRAARAEKETPPPLSFEPLPIPSTGAEKSAIRISPAATTYCCGGKLEKHALEYRVLLRSGMEDKYGHIAGLIAGADGLPLKRAGGYAFISNNPDANSLITAGGGYYLFTHFEEVPGAVYLTALDTDKEGNFSVKESAPVDFSGVRGTLMNCAGSKTPWDTHLASEENYLLDAYWFTPGSEPYSPQHIAHCAKTETGALTGGFERTMDEPDFSWWCGAVKRMRDDYLKNPGAFSPYRYGFNIELAVDRNGAPSIKNGVKRFAMGRFAPEMALVMPDRRTVYLTDDGAYSGFFMFVADERNDLSSGTLYIAKWMQQPHGADIKWTPLAHGTDKEIGAILDLQPDLSDIFDVGDPLVCPAGFRIIKAGPSGANCLRLRDGKNGGSVSPKFGTRISPLTAAAFLEPRRYGALLGGTTEWNKTEGLAYDDDHMALFMAVSGIDGSMLNNLDPVNDIRMPKNICGAVLRFKLGEARDTVGNKIKSRFAAAFAEQEAAGVPLSPGQPYADENGCHPDFIANPDNMRYIGHNVLLIGEGGSLHFNNYAWAYDVERKTLTRIASMPTGAEIAGVFAPLDAMDRFYIFMNVQHPLNDAALNAEGKQVNGPLLDSATGQQKKGYVGYISGLPSLGR, from the coding sequence ATGATGAAGCATCGTATTATTTTCGCGGCGCTGCTGGCGTTTTTCGCGCTGGCCGCCCTCCCCCGCGCCGCGCGCGCGGAAAAGGAAACGCCGCCGCCGCTTTCGTTCGAGCCGCTTCCGATCCCATCCACCGGCGCCGAAAAAAGCGCCATCCGCATCTCGCCCGCGGCCACCACATACTGCTGCGGCGGCAAGCTGGAGAAACACGCGCTGGAGTACCGCGTGCTCCTGCGCAGCGGCATGGAGGACAAGTACGGACACATCGCCGGCCTCATCGCCGGCGCGGACGGCCTGCCGCTGAAACGGGCCGGCGGATACGCCTTTATCAGCAACAACCCGGACGCCAACAGCCTGATAACCGCCGGCGGCGGCTATTACCTCTTCACCCATTTCGAGGAAGTGCCGGGGGCGGTCTACCTCACGGCATTGGACACGGACAAAGAAGGGAATTTTTCCGTGAAGGAATCCGCGCCGGTCGATTTCAGCGGCGTGCGGGGAACGCTGATGAACTGCGCCGGAAGCAAAACGCCCTGGGATACCCATCTGGCTTCGGAGGAGAATTATTTGCTGGACGCCTACTGGTTCACCCCCGGATCGGAACCGTACAGCCCCCAACACATCGCGCACTGCGCCAAAACGGAAACCGGCGCGCTGACCGGCGGTTTCGAGCGGACGATGGACGAACCGGATTTTTCGTGGTGGTGCGGCGCCGTGAAACGGATGCGCGACGACTACCTGAAAAATCCGGGCGCGTTCAGCCCGTACCGCTACGGCTTCAATATCGAGCTGGCGGTGGACCGCAACGGCGCGCCCTCCATCAAAAACGGCGTGAAACGTTTTGCGATGGGGCGGTTCGCCCCCGAGATGGCGCTGGTGATGCCGGACCGCCGCACCGTCTACCTGACCGACGACGGGGCATACTCCGGCTTCTTCATGTTCGTCGCGGACGAACGGAACGACCTCTCGTCCGGCACGCTCTACATCGCCAAGTGGATGCAGCAACCGCACGGGGCCGACATCAAATGGACGCCGCTGGCACACGGCACCGACAAGGAGATCGGGGCGATACTCGACCTCCAGCCCGATCTGTCCGACATCTTCGACGTGGGCGATCCGCTGGTATGCCCCGCCGGATTCCGCATCATCAAGGCGGGGCCGAGCGGCGCCAACTGCCTCCGGCTGCGCGACGGCAAGAACGGCGGCTCCGTGTCGCCCAAATTCGGCACGCGGATAAGCCCGCTCACGGCGGCGGCGTTTCTGGAGCCGCGCCGCTACGGCGCGCTGCTGGGGGGAACCACCGAATGGAACAAGACCGAAGGGTTGGCCTATGACGACGATCATATGGCGCTTTTCATGGCGGTGAGCGGCATCGATGGCTCGATGCTCAACAACCTCGACCCGGTCAACGACATCCGCATGCCGAAAAACATCTGCGGCGCGGTGCTGCGTTTCAAGCTGGGAGAAGCGCGCGACACGGTGGGAAACAAAATCAAGAGCCGGTTCGCCGCGGCGTTTGCGGAACAGGAGGCGGCGGGCGTGCCGCTTTCCCCCGGCCAGCCGTACGCCGATGAGAACGGCTGCCATCCCGATTTCATCGCAAATCCCGACAATATGCGGTACATCGGCCACAACGTGCTGCTGATCGGGGAAGGCGGCAGCCTGCACTTCAACAACTACGCATGGGCATACGACGTGGAACGCAAAACCCTCACCCGCATCGCCAGCATGCCGACGGGGGCGGAGATTGCCGGGGTTTTCGCCCCGCTGGACGCGATGGACCGGTTTTACATCTTCATGAACGTGCAGCACCCGCTGAACGACGCCGCGCTGAACGCCGAGGGGAAACAGGTGAACGGCCCGCTGTTGGATAGCGCCACCGGCCAGCAGAAAAAAGGCTACGTCGGCTACATCTCCGGCCTCCCCAGCCTGGGGCGGTGA